The Thiomicrorhabdus aquaedulcis sequence GCCTTACCTTCAAGAATCGCATCTGCTGCAGAAGATAGGTATAAAGTAATGGCACGAATTGCATCGTCGTTACCAGGAATAACATAATCAACACCACGTGGGTCGTTGTTAGTATCAACCACACCAATAACCGGAATCCCTAGGTTTCTAGCTTCTTGGATTGCAATGTTTTCATTACCAGTGTCGATGATAAAAATAGCATCAGGCATAGCACGCATGTCTTTAATACCACCCAAAGACAATTCTAGCTTTTCTCTTTGACGCGTCATGGTCAACGCTTCACGCTTGGTTAGCTTTTCAAACGTACCGTCTTGCTGCATGATTTCTAACTCTTTCAAACGTTTAATAGACGCTTTGATTGTTTTAAAGTTAGTCAACATACCACCTAACCAACGGTGGTTTACATACGGCATACCACAACGGTTAGCTTCTTGTGCAATGATGTCACGTGCAGAACGCTTAGTGCCTACAAACAATACTTTACCTTTGTTGGCTGCAATGCCGCCCACTACGTTTAACGCGTCGTTAAACATAGGCAATGTCTTTTCTAGGTTGACGATATGAATGTTATTTTTTGCACCAAAAATGTATTGATTCATTTTTGGGTTCCAGTAACGAGTTTGGTGACCGAAGTGAACACCGGCTTCTAACATTTCACGCATGGTAACTTTTGCCATGATTTTCTCCAAGTATAGGGTTAAGCCTCCGTTTGCCCATAAAACGAACTAAAAAACAGGGATTGTCCCTTTTAAACGTCTTTTAGCACCCCGTTGTATGTCTTGGCAAACGTGCGGATTCTTTGTTTAACTTTCTGTTAAAATAGCTTTCATTTTGAAAAGCGCGGGATTTATACCATAACCCAAGCAAATTAACAATTTTAATTACCGTGAAAAGCACTGTAAAACCAATGGCATTTTTTAGCCTGCGACTTTAGACAGATCTTTGCTCCAAAAGACTTTAAAAGACTTTAAACCCATGACCATAAAAATAAAAACCCCTACCGAACTTCAAGCCATGCGCATTGCTGGTAAATTAGCGGCCGACGTATTAGAAATGATTGCACCGCACATAGTTCCTGGCGCAAACACCGGCGAACTTAATCAAATCATG is a genomic window containing:
- the rpsB gene encoding 30S ribosomal protein S2, encoding MAKVTMREMLEAGVHFGHQTRYWNPKMNQYIFGAKNNIHIVNLEKTLPMFNDALNVVGGIAANKGKVLFVGTKRSARDIIAQEANRCGMPYVNHRWLGGMLTNFKTIKASIKRLKELEIMQQDGTFEKLTKREALTMTRQREKLELSLGGIKDMRAMPDAIFIIDTGNENIAIQEARNLGIPVIGVVDTNNDPRGVDYVIPGNDDAIRAITLYLSSAADAILEGKATITTSVEGDDFVEAEDKAAE